One segment of Triticum aestivum cultivar Chinese Spring chromosome 2A, IWGSC CS RefSeq v2.1, whole genome shotgun sequence DNA contains the following:
- the LOC123185050 gene encoding uncharacterized protein: MAERPERCPPGDATSRQFPGPTLTAAGGTIAMSADRRNTPSPLHDGIGLEGQPRPPLAVLPQSEAELSSRKSGVAMPESHTVAWNDDHGGSTSGLHHVNLVDDNSRCFKLYRPSYTMSEATTCTMDLPPPQVMSGGGQQDDAVTDGRGENGEQTIQVPEVGKTFESEKDAYDMYNTYAGKVGFSIRKNQTKHRHDGTIYQKRIVCSNQGHRETESSKDATRTDCNARIQFSVSREGIWTVQKVVADHNHYLASPNKVHKLRSQRRVIEADRHLIGQIREAGMKPS; encoded by the exons ATGGCTGAGCGACCGGAACGGTGTCCTCCAGGCGATGCGACTAGCCGCCAGTTCCCTGGCCCGACGCTCACTGCAGCAGGAGGAACGATAGCCATGTCCGCCGACCGTCGAAACACGCCCTCTCCCTTGCATGACGGGATCGGGCTGGAAGGACAGCCACGGCCGCCACTGGCCGTCCTGCCGCAATCTGAAGCAGAGCTGTCGTCGAGAAAGTCGGGAGTGGCCATGCCGGAATCTCACACCGTCGCCTGGAACGACGACCATGGTGGTTCTACCTCTGGCTTGCACCATGTAAACCTCGTTGATGACAACAGTCGCTGCTTCAAATTGTACCGTCCGTCGTATACGATGTCAGAAGCCACGACATGCACCATGGACTTGCCGCCGCCACAAGTCATGTCAGGAGGAGGCCAGCAAGATGACGCAGTTACGGATGGTCGTGGAGAAAATGGAGAGCAAACAATCCAG GTTCCTGAAGTTGGGAAAACGTTTGAGTCAGAGAAAGACGCCTATGACATGTATAACACATATGCTGGCAAAGTTGGATTTAGTATTAGAAAGAACCAGACAAAGCATCGACATGATGGTACTATATATCAAAAAAGAATTGTTTGCAGTAACCAAGGCCATCGAGAAACCGAGTCGTCGAAGGACGCAACAAGGACGGATTGCAATGCCCGTATTCAGTTCAGTGTTAGCAGAGAGGGGATTTGGACGGTGCAAAAGGTTGTAGCCGATCATAATCATTATCTTGCTAGTCCCAATAAGGTGCACAAACTGAGGTCCCAACGACGTGTTATAGAAGCAGACAGACATCTAATTGGCCAGATACGGGAAGCCGGAATGAAGCCATCCTAG